In a single window of the Acipenser ruthenus chromosome 8, fAciRut3.2 maternal haplotype, whole genome shotgun sequence genome:
- the LOC117407527 gene encoding cytochrome c oxidase assembly factor 5-like — MPKYYEDKEDDNKACSGVREDLKSCLLQHDCVLKEGKSPRDCLKGGVCKALQVSFFECKRSMLDNRSRFRGRKGY; from the exons ATGCCGAAATATTATGAAGATAAAGAGGACGACAATAAAGCGTGCTCCGGGGTAAGGGAGGATTTGAAGTCGTGTTTGCTTCAACATGATTGCGTTCTCAAG GAAGGGAAGAGTCCGAGAGATTGCTTGAAGGGAGGAGTTTGTAAAGCTTTGcaagtttctttttttgaatGTAAAAGGTCAATG CTGGATAACAGATCAAGATTCAGAGGAAGAAAGGGTTATTGA
- the si:dkey-4e7.3 gene encoding inosine-uridine preferring nucleoside hydrolase: MTKKLLIDVDCGVDDAQAIMMALAAPDVQILGITCVHGNTSIDNVCKNVLRVLKICKRLEIPVFRGASAPILSDSLNAGHFHGEDGLGDFPDPEAPGLDLIHKERAVEAMIRIVTEHEGQVCLVATAPLTNLALAVKIDPSFPKKLKSLFIMGGNMESRGNTTICGEFNFAADPEAAYIVLKDYVCPTYIATWEYTSHHKLSLDFCHSWMDQNTEKARFMKNIFAYSMEVIKGDRIKKEMIGGDGFLSCDSYAMAAAIDEKVVTEYIECAVSVELSGKLTRGMMVLDTLDLLKKKHKAFVMKTCDLEKFQCLLMAALK, encoded by the exons ATGACAAAGAAACTGCTGATTGATGTTGACTGCGGTGTGGATGACGCCCAGGCGATAATGATGGCCCTGGCAGCTCCTGATGTGCAGATCCTGGGGATAACCTGTGTTCATGGAAACACTTCCATTGACAATGTCTGCAAAAATGTGCTCAGAGTTCTCAAAATTTGCAAGAGGCTTGAG ATTCCTGTGTTTCGCGGTGCATCTGCACCGATTCTTTCGGACTCCCTGAATGCTGGCCATTTCCATGGGGAGGATGGCTTGGGTGACTTTCCAGACCCGGAGGCACCGGGATTGGACCTGATCCACAAAGAACGAGCAGTGGAGGCCATGATAAGGATCGTCACTGAACATGAGGGGCAG GTCTGTCTTGTTGCTACTGCACCGTTGACTAACCTTGCTCTGGCAGTAAAGATTGATCCAAGTTTTCCTAAGAAACTGAAGAGTCTTTTTATTATGGGAGGAAACATGGAAT CAAGAGGAAACACCACAATCTGTGGAGAGTTTAACTTTGCAGCAGATCCAGAAGCGGCCTACATCGTCTTGAAAGATTACGTGTGCCCTACATACATTGCCACGTGGGAATACACTTCTCATCACAAACTCTCCTTG GATTTCTGTCATAGTTGGATGGACCAGAACACAGAAAAAGCCAGATTCATGAAGAACATATTTGCCTACAGTATGGAGGTGATAAAAGGTGATAGGATTAAAAAGGAGATGATTGGTGGTGATGGCTTTCTGTCTTGTGACTCCTATGCCATGGCTGCAGCGATTGATGAAAAAGTTGTTACAGAATATATCGAGTGTGCAGTATCTGTGGAGCTGTCAGGAAAATTAACCAGAGGGATGATGGTCCTAGATACCCTGGATCTACTTAAGAAGAAGCACAAAGCCTTTGTTATGAAAACATGTGATTTAGAAAAGTTCCAGTGTCTACTAATGGCAGCCCTGAAATGA